The following coding sequences lie in one Heliangelus exortis chromosome 8, bHelExo1.hap1, whole genome shotgun sequence genomic window:
- the PODN gene encoding podocan isoform X2: MPGGGRALLALGLLALGCAARDGSPEGAPPRRTGPAPAPACPRDCGCSQEGVVDCGGIDLKEFPLLLPELTNHLSLQNNQIEEIFPEELARLYRLETLNLQNNRLTSKGLPEEAFEHLENLNYLYLANNKLTVAPKFLPNTLISADFAANYLTKIYGLTFGQKPNLRSVYLHNNKLSDAGLPDNMFNGSKNVEILIMSSNFLKYVPKNLPPALYKLHLKNNKLEKIPKGAFSELTGLRELYLQNNYLTNEGMDNETFWKLSSLEYLDLSSNNLSQIPSGLPRNIVLLHLEKNAIKVIGRDVLTQIKNLEYLLLHNNKLKARGIHPLAFQGLKKLHTVHLYNNMLERIPSGLPRRVKTLMILHNQISEINRNDFATTYFLEELNLSYNKIKSPQIHREAFRKLRQLKSLDLSGNHLHMVPFGFPKNLQILKLKENEISIIPKGTLSGMTKLRELYLSNNKLKVNSIYSGAWRELSSLQSLDMAGNQLTAIPSDLPESLEYLYLQNNKITTISEDAFESTPKIKGIYLRFNKIAVGALKESTFQNLKHLQVLDIEGNLEFSNSSKNKDDSEEEIEDEEEEEEEELR, translated from the exons ATGccgggcggcgggcgggcgctGCTGGCGCTGGGGCTGCTGGCGCTGGGCTGCGCTGCCCGCGACGGCTCCCCCGAGGGGGCCCCTCCGAGGAGAACgggcccggccccggcccccgccTGTCCCCGGGACTGCGGATGCAGCCAGGAGGGCGTCGTGGATTGCGGCGGCATCGACCTGAAGGAGTTCCCGCTCCTGCTGCCCGAGCTGACCAaccacctctccctgcag AATAACCAGatagaagaaatatttccagaagAGCTTGCTCGTCTTTACAGGCTGGAAACTCTCAATTTGCAGAACAACAGGCTGACATCAAAAG gGTTGCCAGAAGAAGCATTTGAGCATCTGGAGAACCTGAATTACCTGTACCTGGCAAACAATAAG CTCACAGTGGCTCCAAAGTTCTTACCGAATACCTTGATCAGTGCAGATTTTGCAGCCAATTATCTCACTAAGATATATGGGCTCACATTTGGACAGAAACCAAACTTGAG ATCTGTGTATCTTCATAACAACAAACTTTCTGATGCTGGGTTACCTGATAATATGTTCAATGGATCTAAAAATGTGGAGATACTCATCATGTCCAGCAATTTCTTGAAGTATGTTCCAAAGAATCTTCCACCAGCACTATATAAATTACACTTAAAG AACAACAAGCTAGAGAAGATTCCCAAAGGAGCCTTCAGTGAACTTACAGGCCTGAGGGAGCTGTATTTACAGAATAACTACTTGACTAATGAAGGAATGGACAATGAAACTTTCTG GAAATTGTCTAGTCTTGAATATCTGGATTTGTCCAGCAATAACCTCTCACAAATCCCAAGTGGTTTACCTCGAAACATTGTCCTCCTCCACCTGGAGAAGAATGCAATTAAGGTGATTGGCAGAGATGTCTTGACTCAAATTAAGAACCTGGAATACCTTCTGCTCCACAACAACAAATTAAAAGCCCGAGGCATTCACCCCTTAGCCTTCCAGGGTTTAAAGAAGCTGCACACTGTCCACCTGTACAACAACATGCTGGAGAGGATTCCCAGTGGGCTGCCTCGCCGAGTGAAAACACTCATGATCCTTCACAACCAGATATCTGAGATTAACAGGAATGACTTTGCTACCACTTACTTCCTTGAAGAGCTGAACCTGAGCTACAATAAGATCAAAAGTCCCCAGATCCATCGGGAGGCTTTCCGTAAGCTGAGGCAACTAAAGTCCTTGGATCTTTCTGGAAACCATCTCCACATGGTGCCCTTTGGCTTTCCAAAGAACTTGCAGATTCTGAAGCTGAAGGAGAATGAGATCAGCATCATCCCAAAAGGGACTTTGTCTGGGATGACAAAGCTGCGGGAACTGTATTTGAGCAACAATAAATTGAAAGTAAATTCCATTTATTCAGGAGCATGGAGAGAACTCAGCAGTCTCCAG TCACTAGACATGGCTGGCAATCAGCTGACTGCTATCCCATCAGACCTGCCAGAATCTCTAGAATATCTTTATCTTCAGAACAACAAGATCACTACAATTTCAGAGGATGCTTTTGAATCCACACCCAAAATAAAGGGGATTTACCTCAG gTTTAATAAAATTGCAGTTGGAGCACTGAAGGAGAGCACCTTCCAAAACCTAAAGCACTTACAGGTCCTGGATATTGAAGGGAACCTTGAATTCAGCAACAGTTCAAAGAATAAGGATGACTCAGAAGAGGAAATtgaagatgaggaagaggaagaagaagaagaactGAGATAA
- the PODN gene encoding podocan isoform X1 — protein MFFSIHLISEGKGAMPGGGRALLALGLLALGCAARDGSPEGAPPRRTGPAPAPACPRDCGCSQEGVVDCGGIDLKEFPLLLPELTNHLSLQNNQIEEIFPEELARLYRLETLNLQNNRLTSKGLPEEAFEHLENLNYLYLANNKLTVAPKFLPNTLISADFAANYLTKIYGLTFGQKPNLRSVYLHNNKLSDAGLPDNMFNGSKNVEILIMSSNFLKYVPKNLPPALYKLHLKNNKLEKIPKGAFSELTGLRELYLQNNYLTNEGMDNETFWKLSSLEYLDLSSNNLSQIPSGLPRNIVLLHLEKNAIKVIGRDVLTQIKNLEYLLLHNNKLKARGIHPLAFQGLKKLHTVHLYNNMLERIPSGLPRRVKTLMILHNQISEINRNDFATTYFLEELNLSYNKIKSPQIHREAFRKLRQLKSLDLSGNHLHMVPFGFPKNLQILKLKENEISIIPKGTLSGMTKLRELYLSNNKLKVNSIYSGAWRELSSLQSLDMAGNQLTAIPSDLPESLEYLYLQNNKITTISEDAFESTPKIKGIYLRFNKIAVGALKESTFQNLKHLQVLDIEGNLEFSNSSKNKDDSEEEIEDEEEEEEEELR, from the exons ATGTTCTTCTCCATTCATCTGATTTCTGAAGGCAAAG GGGCGATGccgggcggcgggcgggcgctGCTGGCGCTGGGGCTGCTGGCGCTGGGCTGCGCTGCCCGCGACGGCTCCCCCGAGGGGGCCCCTCCGAGGAGAACgggcccggccccggcccccgccTGTCCCCGGGACTGCGGATGCAGCCAGGAGGGCGTCGTGGATTGCGGCGGCATCGACCTGAAGGAGTTCCCGCTCCTGCTGCCCGAGCTGACCAaccacctctccctgcag AATAACCAGatagaagaaatatttccagaagAGCTTGCTCGTCTTTACAGGCTGGAAACTCTCAATTTGCAGAACAACAGGCTGACATCAAAAG gGTTGCCAGAAGAAGCATTTGAGCATCTGGAGAACCTGAATTACCTGTACCTGGCAAACAATAAG CTCACAGTGGCTCCAAAGTTCTTACCGAATACCTTGATCAGTGCAGATTTTGCAGCCAATTATCTCACTAAGATATATGGGCTCACATTTGGACAGAAACCAAACTTGAG ATCTGTGTATCTTCATAACAACAAACTTTCTGATGCTGGGTTACCTGATAATATGTTCAATGGATCTAAAAATGTGGAGATACTCATCATGTCCAGCAATTTCTTGAAGTATGTTCCAAAGAATCTTCCACCAGCACTATATAAATTACACTTAAAG AACAACAAGCTAGAGAAGATTCCCAAAGGAGCCTTCAGTGAACTTACAGGCCTGAGGGAGCTGTATTTACAGAATAACTACTTGACTAATGAAGGAATGGACAATGAAACTTTCTG GAAATTGTCTAGTCTTGAATATCTGGATTTGTCCAGCAATAACCTCTCACAAATCCCAAGTGGTTTACCTCGAAACATTGTCCTCCTCCACCTGGAGAAGAATGCAATTAAGGTGATTGGCAGAGATGTCTTGACTCAAATTAAGAACCTGGAATACCTTCTGCTCCACAACAACAAATTAAAAGCCCGAGGCATTCACCCCTTAGCCTTCCAGGGTTTAAAGAAGCTGCACACTGTCCACCTGTACAACAACATGCTGGAGAGGATTCCCAGTGGGCTGCCTCGCCGAGTGAAAACACTCATGATCCTTCACAACCAGATATCTGAGATTAACAGGAATGACTTTGCTACCACTTACTTCCTTGAAGAGCTGAACCTGAGCTACAATAAGATCAAAAGTCCCCAGATCCATCGGGAGGCTTTCCGTAAGCTGAGGCAACTAAAGTCCTTGGATCTTTCTGGAAACCATCTCCACATGGTGCCCTTTGGCTTTCCAAAGAACTTGCAGATTCTGAAGCTGAAGGAGAATGAGATCAGCATCATCCCAAAAGGGACTTTGTCTGGGATGACAAAGCTGCGGGAACTGTATTTGAGCAACAATAAATTGAAAGTAAATTCCATTTATTCAGGAGCATGGAGAGAACTCAGCAGTCTCCAG TCACTAGACATGGCTGGCAATCAGCTGACTGCTATCCCATCAGACCTGCCAGAATCTCTAGAATATCTTTATCTTCAGAACAACAAGATCACTACAATTTCAGAGGATGCTTTTGAATCCACACCCAAAATAAAGGGGATTTACCTCAG gTTTAATAAAATTGCAGTTGGAGCACTGAAGGAGAGCACCTTCCAAAACCTAAAGCACTTACAGGTCCTGGATATTGAAGGGAACCTTGAATTCAGCAACAGTTCAAAGAATAAGGATGACTCAGAAGAGGAAATtgaagatgaggaagaggaagaagaagaagaactGAGATAA